Proteins co-encoded in one Atribacteraceae bacterium genomic window:
- a CDS encoding FGGY family carbohydrate kinase yields MVNMTEARGVLVLDVGTESVRAALVGTDGTIHAMAGGNPAFSSPRPGWAEQSPAEWWDLSRRTIRQLTAGYPDFAVLGIGVSAQMHACIPVDGAGTLLMEQVPIWCDKRSSALCREVETRISPATQIQKTANLLLPAWTGPKMRWVAVNQPEVYAGTRYFLTAKDYINHCLTGEFVTDYSEASGSFLFSWEQKLWDPDLVDLFGLDRHKLPPVVASSEIIGNLTAERAAELGLRPGLPVICGAGDMLCLLLGGGMARHGSSCDVTGTAADVSIFSPVPLLTERLMNLHHAIDGWISFGILDSGGGSLKWLKDALYDRGKGNKASYREIDGEAGSVPPGAEGLLYFPYLLGERLLGSPHARGSFFGLLPGHRRGHFARAVMEGVCFDLRMSLEEIERLYGEPVKEMSVIGGGAKSDLWCQIKADIYGKPMYTLEEAEGGIVGAAMLTFSAVSGESVSGLAARWLTRNREFTPIREACPVYDQNYSRFRRFHDLFQEAYRHYSDDGLK; encoded by the coding sequence ATGGTTAACATGACCGAAGCGCGGGGTGTTCTGGTTCTGGATGTCGGTACGGAGAGTGTGCGAGCTGCCCTGGTGGGGACGGACGGGACGATCCACGCTATGGCTGGCGGAAACCCCGCTTTTTCTTCTCCCCGCCCCGGCTGGGCGGAACAGAGCCCGGCGGAATGGTGGGACCTGTCCCGACGGACGATCCGGCAGTTGACTGCCGGGTATCCTGACTTTGCGGTACTGGGCATCGGCGTCAGCGCCCAGATGCACGCCTGCATCCCGGTTGACGGAGCGGGAACCTTACTTATGGAACAGGTCCCCATTTGGTGCGACAAGCGGTCTTCGGCGCTGTGCCGCGAAGTGGAGACTCGGATATCGCCCGCTACGCAAATCCAGAAAACCGCCAACCTTCTCCTTCCGGCCTGGACCGGCCCGAAAATGCGGTGGGTCGCGGTAAACCAGCCGGAGGTCTATGCCGGGACCCGGTATTTCCTGACTGCCAAAGACTACATCAATCATTGTCTGACGGGGGAGTTCGTCACTGATTATTCCGAAGCCTCCGGTAGCTTTCTTTTTTCCTGGGAACAGAAGCTATGGGATCCCGATCTGGTAGATCTGTTCGGACTTGACCGGCATAAACTACCGCCGGTGGTTGCTTCCTCGGAGATCATCGGAAATCTCACGGCGGAACGAGCGGCTGAACTGGGATTGCGCCCCGGCCTTCCAGTCATCTGTGGAGCCGGGGATATGCTCTGTCTTTTGCTGGGCGGAGGGATGGCCCGCCATGGAAGTTCCTGTGATGTGACCGGAACGGCGGCGGATGTGTCCATTTTTTCCCCCGTACCGCTTTTGACCGAGCGCTTGATGAACCTCCATCACGCGATTGATGGATGGATCAGTTTCGGCATTCTTGATTCCGGCGGGGGAAGCCTGAAATGGTTGAAAGACGCCCTGTATGATAGAGGCAAGGGGAATAAGGCCTCATATCGGGAAATCGATGGCGAAGCCGGTTCCGTTCCCCCGGGAGCGGAAGGACTGTTGTACTTTCCGTATCTTCTGGGAGAACGGCTTTTGGGATCTCCGCACGCACGCGGTTCCTTCTTCGGCCTTTTGCCCGGTCACCGGCGAGGGCATTTCGCTCGGGCGGTGATGGAAGGGGTTTGTTTTGATTTACGAATGAGTCTTGAGGAAATCGAGAGGCTTTATGGTGAGCCGGTGAAAGAGATGTCGGTGATCGGCGGTGGGGCAAAAAGTGATCTGTGGTGCCAGATCAAGGCCGATATCTATGGAAAACCGATGTATACTCTCGAAGAAGCCGAGGGAGGTATCGTCGGCGCGGCGATGTTGACGTTTTCCGCCGTCTCCGGGGAGAGCGTATCTGGTCTCGCCGCTCGCTGGTTGACCCGAAACCGGGAATTTACACCAATTCGGGAAGCGTGCCCGGTGTACGACCAGAATTACAGTCGATTCCGCCGTTTTCATGATCTTTTCCAGGAAGCATACCGGCATTACAGCGACGATGGACTGAAGTGA
- a CDS encoding NAD-dependent succinate-semialdehyde dehydrogenase, with protein MLHCKSLINGVWEDGDGVIEVQNPSNGEIFATVTKATESQVKQAIEGAHRAFKRWSKMLAMDRCRLLFKAADSVRRQSGEIGDLLAREQGKARGDAKKEILGAADCLEYYGCLGVNILGEVPPHNASNLRSIAIRQPLGVVAAIAAWNYPVSLISWKLAPALAAGCTVIVKPSRETPLSTIEFVRACNEAGFPEGVLNVISGDNTVVGGEFFANPLVRLIALTGSTETGKKFIKSSAQTVTRLMLELGGHSPLLVFADADLKRAVKDGVKRAFRNSGQICNSVNRIYVEHSVLDSYLGAFVEETRKLTLGDAFDEPAPDLGPMVNRDGVEKMEAFVRDAREKGGKILCGGRQPAGPKYARGFYFEPTVVANVTPDMKVIAEEPFGPIVAIDSFTDLEEVLHKANDTPYGLVAYVYTSDMKKAAYAAENLEWGNVAINNINPDSLYAPYAGWKESGIGLELGHYGLEAYLQWKHIKVEVM; from the coding sequence ATGCTTCATTGCAAATCATTGATTAACGGGGTATGGGAAGATGGCGACGGGGTTATTGAGGTACAGAACCCGTCCAATGGAGAAATATTCGCGACGGTAACCAAAGCAACGGAAAGCCAGGTAAAACAGGCGATTGAGGGTGCCCACCGGGCATTCAAGCGTTGGTCGAAGATGCTGGCGATGGATCGGTGTCGTCTTTTATTCAAAGCCGCGGATTCAGTTCGCCGGCAATCCGGTGAGATCGGCGATCTTCTGGCCCGGGAACAGGGGAAGGCACGAGGAGACGCTAAAAAAGAAATTCTGGGGGCGGCGGACTGCCTCGAATATTACGGCTGTCTGGGGGTGAACATCCTTGGAGAGGTTCCACCTCATAACGCGAGTAATTTACGCAGCATCGCCATTCGCCAACCGCTTGGTGTTGTGGCGGCCATCGCCGCCTGGAATTATCCGGTGAGTCTCATATCCTGGAAACTGGCCCCGGCCCTGGCCGCCGGATGTACGGTGATCGTGAAACCCTCCCGGGAGACACCCCTGTCCACGATCGAGTTTGTCCGGGCCTGTAACGAAGCCGGATTTCCGGAAGGCGTGCTCAACGTGATCAGTGGTGATAACACGGTGGTGGGGGGGGAATTTTTCGCCAACCCCCTGGTCCGCCTGATTGCCTTGACCGGTTCGACCGAAACCGGGAAAAAATTCATAAAATCCTCGGCTCAGACCGTGACACGGCTGATGCTGGAACTGGGCGGTCATTCCCCGCTTCTGGTCTTTGCCGACGCGGATCTAAAGCGGGCGGTCAAAGACGGAGTTAAGCGGGCGTTTCGCAACTCAGGCCAGATCTGCAACTCGGTGAACCGGATTTATGTTGAACACAGTGTGCTTGACTCTTACCTGGGCGCCTTTGTCGAGGAAACCCGCAAGTTGACACTGGGTGACGCTTTCGATGAGCCGGCTCCTGATTTGGGACCGATGGTCAACCGCGACGGAGTGGAAAAAATGGAAGCGTTCGTGCGTGATGCCCGGGAAAAAGGTGGAAAGATACTGTGTGGCGGGCGTCAGCCCGCCGGCCCGAAATATGCCCGGGGGTTTTATTTCGAACCCACGGTCGTGGCCAATGTCACCCCGGACATGAAAGTGATCGCCGAGGAACCCTTCGGACCCATAGTGGCCATCGATTCCTTCACCGATCTTGAAGAAGTCCTCCACAAAGCCAACGATACTCCCTATGGTCTGGTCGCTTACGTCTATACCTCGGATATGAAGAAAGCCGCCTATGCGGCGGAAAACCTGGAATGGGGAAACGTGGCCATCAATAATATCAATCCGGACAGCCTCTATGCGCCGTACGCCGGATGGAAAGAGAGTGGAATAGGCCTCGAACTGGGCCATTACGGGTTGGAGGCCTATCTTCAATGGAAACATATCAAGGTGGAGGTGATGTGA
- a CDS encoding sugar ABC transporter substrate-binding protein yields MRYKWSVGLVSLVTVVLAIVSVGFAQSDFKGVEISAITWDTATARAIEALIPEFEAEYGIKVNWEVYSEPVLREKVIADLAARTGAYDIFLLDGWQTARYVRAGYVVPLDDLLANQKSEYYCEDFAPIYLDALKYDGKLWGLPYYGHVGILMYRQDVFEEMGIAVPETTAQMTDVAAKVTDKANNFFGIAMRAIRGEDNPIISTSWTWVHGGEWLDEENKPGVTSPEFIAGVEWFSDILKNYGPPDVSRYSWLEVQNIFVTGQCAMIFDASDFVGRIEDPNLSQIVGDVGYALAPAGPYGPVTERYASHLFTAGMAINADSTNIDAAWLFLQWMTSKEIQVRTMIEGNNTGITSVSAMASEEFMNAFPGVPVILEALTLANPEYMPRIPEFPELCEIIGTQISRTVTGEVSVEDAMKLAYDEMYSVLERAGYYR; encoded by the coding sequence ATGCGGTATAAATGGTCTGTCGGTTTAGTGTCCCTGGTGACCGTTGTATTGGCAATAGTTTCGGTCGGATTTGCCCAGAGTGACTTTAAGGGGGTCGAGATTTCGGCGATAACTTGGGATACAGCTACAGCGCGGGCGATTGAAGCGTTGATTCCAGAATTTGAGGCAGAATATGGAATCAAGGTGAATTGGGAGGTTTACTCGGAACCCGTTTTGCGGGAAAAAGTCATCGCCGACCTTGCTGCAAGAACAGGTGCGTACGATATCTTCCTTTTGGATGGTTGGCAGACCGCACGATATGTTCGGGCAGGCTACGTCGTTCCTTTGGATGACCTATTGGCCAACCAGAAATCTGAATACTATTGTGAAGATTTCGCCCCGATTTATCTCGATGCGCTCAAGTATGATGGAAAGCTCTGGGGATTGCCGTATTACGGACATGTCGGGATTCTCATGTATAGACAGGATGTATTTGAGGAAATGGGGATTGCCGTTCCCGAAACAACCGCTCAGATGACCGATGTGGCAGCGAAAGTGACTGACAAAGCGAATAACTTCTTTGGTATCGCCATGCGGGCGATCCGGGGAGAAGACAATCCCATTATCTCTACATCATGGACCTGGGTACATGGTGGTGAGTGGCTTGATGAAGAGAACAAACCCGGAGTCACCAGCCCCGAGTTTATTGCCGGTGTTGAATGGTTCTCCGATATCCTCAAAAATTACGGGCCCCCGGACGTATCGAGATACAGCTGGTTGGAAGTACAGAATATTTTCGTTACCGGACAATGTGCAATGATTTTTGATGCTTCCGACTTCGTAGGTCGTATCGAAGATCCGAACCTTTCCCAAATCGTGGGAGACGTCGGATATGCCTTGGCTCCGGCAGGACCCTATGGACCGGTGACAGAAAGGTATGCCTCCCATCTGTTTACCGCTGGTATGGCGATCAATGCTGATTCAACGAATATCGACGCGGCTTGGCTCTTTTTACAGTGGATGACCAGCAAAGAAATCCAGGTTAGAACCATGATCGAGGGCAACAATACCGGCATCACAAGCGTTTCTGCCATGGCCAGCGAGGAGTTCATGAATGCGTTCCCGGGTGTACCGGTCATTTTGGAAGCATTGACTCTCGCGAATCCGGAATATATGCCCCGCATTCCTGAATTTCCGGAACTGTGCGAGATCATTGGAACCCAAATATCCCGAACGGTAACCGGTGAAGTGAGCGTTGAAGATGCCATGAAGTTGGCTTATGATGAAATGTATTCTGTATTGGAACGGGCTGGATACTATAGATAA
- a CDS encoding sugar ABC transporter permease — MVLQKRSFLILFLPALIILLCVSVYPFIVSIGNSFRFYNLTNPEVGKPWVGGENYAWLLTNVRFWHSLKTTFQFVLYGLLIQLVFGYIIASLLNKLKRGSVFLPFFLIPMVVTPVVVGLTWRLMYDYTLGIVNYLIGFLSIPSQPWLGAGRLALFSVVLADVWQWTPLFALILYSGMRSLPVEPYEASAIDGASPLQVFINISIPLLKPVILVALLLRTIDGFKWFDTIFIMTEGGPGIATETVSLYAHLIAFNFFDMGRGSAIAILMVVIMNILCILYTKLIPEKE; from the coding sequence ATGGTTTTACAAAAAAGAAGTTTTTTGATTCTCTTTCTACCGGCCTTGATTATTCTGCTCTGCGTTTCTGTATATCCCTTTATAGTCAGTATTGGTAATAGTTTCCGCTTTTATAATCTTACCAATCCAGAAGTTGGAAAACCTTGGGTCGGGGGAGAGAATTACGCGTGGCTTTTAACGAATGTCCGTTTTTGGCATTCTCTCAAAACAACCTTTCAGTTTGTTTTATATGGTCTCTTGATTCAACTTGTTTTTGGATATATCATCGCTTCGCTCTTGAACAAGCTGAAAAGGGGAAGTGTCTTCTTGCCGTTTTTCCTAATCCCCATGGTGGTCACTCCGGTCGTGGTCGGATTGACCTGGCGTTTAATGTATGATTACACGTTGGGGATTGTTAACTATTTAATTGGGTTCCTTTCAATTCCTTCACAGCCCTGGCTTGGAGCGGGAAGACTGGCTCTTTTTTCCGTTGTTTTGGCTGATGTTTGGCAATGGACACCTTTATTCGCTTTGATCTTGTATTCCGGTATGAGATCGTTACCCGTTGAACCCTACGAAGCGTCTGCCATAGATGGAGCATCTCCTTTACAAGTCTTTATTAATATCAGTATTCCACTCTTGAAACCGGTCATTTTAGTGGCGCTTCTTCTGAGAACCATTGATGGGTTTAAGTGGTTTGATACCATTTTTATCATGACCGAAGGGGGACCGGGTATCGCCACCGAAACAGTGAGTCTCTACGCCCACCTAATAGCCTTTAACTTTTTTGACATGGGACGGGGCTCAGCGATCGCTATTTTAATGGTTGTTATTATGAATATATTATGTATATTATATACCAAACTCATTCCTGAAAAGGAGTAA
- a CDS encoding carbohydrate ABC transporter permease, producing the protein MSKRKKSSDIYLYIIIIVMLIIFLFPVYWIVTMSLKTRLEAISIPPVWFFRPTLDNYATVLSGGSFPRNFMNSLIISISTVFLSVLVGTPAAYALARFHFRHKDKVMFWILSTRMAPPIAVIIPFFLIFRDLRLLDSHMALIIVYLTFNLSFVVWLMRSFFRDIPSELEEAALVDGATDLGAFAHIALPLSIPGVVASTILCFIFSWNEFFYALILTRRFSQTLPVTIHSYIGFMGIEWERMAAGAVMAAVPILVLALIVQKYLVRGLTLGAVK; encoded by the coding sequence ATGTCTAAAAGAAAGAAGAGTAGTGATATTTATCTGTATATAATTATTATTGTAATGCTTATCATTTTTCTCTTTCCAGTCTACTGGATCGTTACCATGTCTTTGAAAACAAGGCTTGAGGCGATCAGTATTCCACCTGTTTGGTTTTTTCGACCAACTCTGGATAATTATGCAACTGTATTGTCAGGCGGTTCGTTTCCCAGGAATTTTATGAATAGTTTAATTATAAGTATATCAACCGTTTTCCTCTCAGTGCTGGTTGGGACACCTGCCGCCTATGCATTGGCCAGGTTTCATTTCCGTCACAAGGACAAGGTCATGTTCTGGATTTTAAGCACCCGAATGGCTCCTCCTATAGCCGTAATAATCCCCTTTTTCCTTATATTCAGGGATTTGAGGCTATTGGATTCACATATGGCTCTGATCATTGTGTATCTCACCTTTAATCTTTCTTTTGTCGTGTGGTTGATGAGGAGCTTTTTCAGGGATATCCCCTCAGAACTGGAGGAGGCAGCATTGGTAGACGGGGCCACGGACCTTGGAGCGTTTGCCCACATCGCCCTTCCTCTCTCAATTCCTGGAGTCGTGGCGTCTACCATCCTCTGCTTTATTTTTTCCTGGAATGAATTCTTTTACGCGTTAATCCTTACTCGGAGATTCTCTCAAACACTCCCTGTGACCATCCATAGCTATATTGGGTTTATGGGGATTGAATGGGAGAGGATGGCTGCTGGTGCCGTGATGGCAGCGGTTCCAATACTGGTCTTAGCTCTCATTGTACAAAAATATCTGGTTAGAGGATTAACCTTGGGTGCCGTGAAATGA
- a CDS encoding SDR family oxidoreductase, with product METYQGGSDVNVFSLQDKVAAVTGGGKGLGKQMVLALASFGAKVAIIDKDFPSAEKLVAELQGRPGSPRAVAFATDVTQKSEVESTVERICEVFERIDILVNCAGITRRSDALSMSEADWDEVLDVNLKGVFLCCQAVGRKMVGQGTGKIINIASVVGQRGLFHPLDYATSYCASKGGVIQLTRTLAAEWAKYNVLVNAIAPTYFMTDMTRPLLENSEFKEYLKWKIPLGRPGKLEELVGPVVFFASEASNMVTGQVLNVDGGWTAI from the coding sequence ATGGAAACATATCAAGGTGGAAGTGACGTGAATGTATTTAGTCTGCAGGACAAGGTTGCTGCAGTCACCGGGGGCGGTAAAGGTCTCGGGAAACAGATGGTCCTGGCGCTTGCTTCGTTTGGTGCGAAAGTCGCGATCATCGATAAGGATTTTCCCAGTGCGGAAAAGTTGGTTGCCGAACTGCAAGGTCGTCCTGGCAGTCCTCGGGCGGTCGCGTTCGCAACGGACGTTACCCAAAAATCCGAGGTCGAATCAACCGTTGAACGGATCTGCGAGGTTTTCGAGAGAATCGATATTTTGGTCAACTGTGCCGGGATCACCAGACGCAGCGATGCCCTGTCGATGTCCGAGGCCGATTGGGATGAGGTCCTCGACGTCAACCTGAAGGGAGTTTTTCTCTGTTGCCAGGCAGTTGGGAGAAAGATGGTCGGCCAGGGAACGGGAAAGATCATCAATATCGCTTCCGTAGTCGGTCAGAGAGGACTCTTTCATCCCTTGGATTACGCTACCTCTTATTGCGCCAGCAAGGGTGGAGTCATCCAGCTGACTCGGACTCTTGCCGCGGAATGGGCGAAATATAACGTTCTGGTGAACGCGATCGCGCCGACTTATTTCATGACCGACATGACCCGTCCGCTATTGGAAAACTCGGAATTTAAGGAATACCTGAAATGGAAGATTCCTCTGGGAAGGCCCGGAAAACTGGAGGAGTTGGTCGGTCCGGTGGTATTTTTTGCCTCTGAGGCGTCGAACATGGTCACCGGCCAGGTCTTGAATGTCGATGGAGGGTGGACGGCGATTTAG
- a CDS encoding extracellular solute-binding protein: protein MKKLVVLFVMFALVLGVTAMAGAFQFASYAEKPFAGQTINVAMVAEPRADAIRELLPEFEALTGIRVNIEILPYSTLQEKQAVSLAAGTGVYDVVHVDCVWVGQYAGLGWVIPVDDFIANTNPDVLALDDFIPSVLAEQGMWEGKVYGLPFIQAVFGLHYRTDIFEELGLTPPQTWDELRDMAAMLSETLAERNMVGITFMGRRGVQAQCTYNNMLWSFGGDWYDENFNPTINSPEAVAALDYFQTLIPYAPEGVLTYDWAENAAAFAQGMAAMNLQWQNSAPLAQDPAQSVIVDKFNFTLIPGVMQPDGTILRTPTFGGWGLMIPVDARHKEAAWEFIVWATSPEMEVKLAHSQPGSRFSSLQNPELAARFVEYEGMLASLPIARGRPRIAAYTELADALEVAISEAMTGIKDSQTALNDANTRFGEILRAWGYLE, encoded by the coding sequence GTGAAAAAGTTAGTTGTTTTATTTGTCATGTTCGCTTTAGTGCTTGGAGTCACTGCGATGGCTGGAGCATTCCAGTTTGCTTCCTATGCTGAAAAACCATTTGCCGGACAGACCATCAATGTGGCCATGGTGGCCGAACCCCGCGCCGACGCGATTCGAGAATTGTTGCCCGAATTCGAAGCATTGACTGGCATCAGGGTCAACATCGAAATTCTTCCCTATTCGACATTGCAGGAGAAGCAAGCCGTTTCGCTGGCTGCGGGGACCGGTGTTTATGATGTGGTTCATGTCGACTGCGTGTGGGTCGGACAGTATGCCGGCCTTGGCTGGGTTATACCGGTGGACGATTTCATCGCCAACACCAACCCGGACGTTTTAGCCCTGGACGATTTTATTCCCTCGGTCCTGGCTGAACAGGGCATGTGGGAAGGAAAAGTGTACGGACTTCCCTTCATTCAGGCGGTGTTTGGTCTGCACTACCGGACCGATATATTCGAAGAACTCGGCCTGACCCCGCCCCAGACCTGGGACGAACTGCGGGATATGGCGGCCATGCTTAGCGAGACGCTGGCTGAGCGCAACATGGTCGGGATCACCTTTATGGGCCGCCGGGGCGTACAAGCTCAATGCACCTATAACAACATGCTCTGGTCTTTCGGTGGAGACTGGTATGATGAAAACTTCAATCCGACGATCAACAGCCCGGAAGCGGTAGCGGCTCTGGACTATTTCCAGACCCTGATTCCCTATGCTCCTGAGGGCGTTCTGACCTATGACTGGGCAGAAAATGCCGCTGCCTTTGCCCAGGGGATGGCGGCCATGAATCTCCAGTGGCAGAACTCGGCGCCGTTGGCTCAGGACCCGGCTCAATCGGTGATCGTGGACAAATTCAATTTCACCCTGATTCCAGGGGTTATGCAGCCTGATGGCACCATCCTTCGCACTCCCACCTTCGGGGGTTGGGGTCTCATGATTCCGGTGGATGCCCGTCACAAAGAAGCGGCCTGGGAATTCATCGTCTGGGCCACCTCGCCGGAAATGGAAGTAAAACTGGCTCACTCGCAGCCGGGTTCCCGTTTTTCCTCTCTTCAGAATCCGGAATTGGCCGCCCGTTTCGTAGAATATGAAGGCATGTTGGCCTCGCTGCCGATTGCCAGAGGTCGTCCCCGGATCGCGGCCTACACAGAACTGGCCGATGCTCTGGAAGTGGCCATTTCTGAAGCGATGACTGGAATCAAGGATTCACAAACCGCGCTAAATGATGCCAATACCCGTTTCGGGGAAATCCTGCGAGCCTGGGGTTACCTCGAATAA
- a CDS encoding sugar ABC transporter permease, producing MMKRNLEKFAPLLFIGPAVFILLFIVIFPMVYSWALSFAEWNLMRGGDWRFVGLRNYAQALLHDPHFYTSLRVTLIYVILAVGIQFLLGLVIALLLNRPLKRVGFLRTVLVIPTTMTPVVVGIIWRLLYNPELGTINYFLSLFGFRPLSWLGDPSLALPSVIMADIWQWTPFMALILLAGLQALPREPYEASVVDGATTLQTFRLITFPLLLPTIIVALLLRIMDAFKIFDLIFILTGGGPGMTTEVLSFYTYRFGFKFFHMGRAAAMSLLLFAILFVITQIFLKYYRAGEER from the coding sequence ATGATGAAGCGTAACTTAGAAAAATTTGCCCCTCTGCTTTTTATCGGGCCGGCTGTGTTTATTCTTTTGTTTATTGTTATTTTCCCCATGGTCTATTCCTGGGCTTTAAGTTTTGCCGAGTGGAACCTGATGCGTGGTGGCGACTGGCGCTTTGTGGGCTTGCGGAACTACGCTCAGGCCCTCCTTCATGACCCCCATTTTTATACCTCGCTGCGGGTCACCTTAATTTACGTTATCCTGGCGGTCGGTATACAATTCCTGCTGGGATTGGTAATTGCCCTTCTGCTCAATCGGCCTTTGAAGCGGGTTGGTTTTCTCCGAACCGTCCTGGTCATTCCCACCACCATGACCCCGGTGGTGGTCGGCATCATCTGGCGTTTGCTCTACAATCCGGAATTGGGGACCATCAATTATTTCCTCAGTCTGTTTGGCTTTCGGCCTCTCAGTTGGCTGGGAGATCCTTCCCTGGCCCTTCCTTCAGTGATCATGGCCGACATCTGGCAGTGGACTCCTTTCATGGCCCTGATTCTCCTTGCCGGTCTCCAGGCGTTGCCCCGGGAACCATATGAAGCATCGGTCGTGGACGGGGCGACCACCCTCCAGACTTTTCGGCTAATCACCTTTCCCCTCCTGCTCCCCACCATCATCGTGGCTTTGCTTTTACGGATCATGGATGCCTTCAAGATCTTCGACCTGATCTTCATCCTTACCGGGGGAGGTCCGGGGATGACCACGGAAGTCCTGAGCTTCTATACTTACCGGTTTGGATTCAAGTTTTTTCACATGGGTCGGGCGGCAGCCATGTCCTTGCTTTTGTTCGCCATATTGTTTGTAATCACTCAAATCTTCCTTAAATATTACCGGGCAGGTGAAGAGAGATGA
- a CDS encoding carbohydrate ABC transporter permease codes for MRKHRPKIKTVNWILGIISVIVFVFVLFPPFMLFLTSIKTNLDALRFPPVWIFQPVFTNYGEIFHLVPFARNLTNSLIVATVSTLVALLVGSMAAYGLTRFRFRRAKDLSFWILSIRMTPPVAAVIPIFILLRNLRLLDTQLSLIIAYCTFNIPFAVWLLRSFFQEIPREIEESALVDGCSSFATFFRIALPLVAPGMAATGIFTFIFSWNEFLFALIMTGTRAQTVPVVLTGFIRETGIMWSHMAAAGVLAMAPMILFTALVQKNLVKGLTMGAIK; via the coding sequence ATGAGGAAGCATCGACCGAAAATCAAAACGGTCAACTGGATCCTGGGTATAATAAGTGTTATTGTTTTTGTTTTTGTCCTGTTTCCGCCGTTCATGCTTTTTCTAACCTCCATCAAGACTAATCTGGATGCCCTGAGGTTTCCTCCGGTATGGATTTTTCAACCGGTTTTCACGAACTACGGGGAGATCTTCCACCTGGTTCCCTTTGCCCGGAATCTGACCAACAGTCTGATCGTCGCGACAGTGTCTACGCTAGTGGCTCTTTTGGTGGGGTCAATGGCTGCCTATGGTCTGACTCGCTTCCGGTTTCGTCGGGCAAAAGACTTGTCCTTTTGGATTCTCTCCATCCGGATGACCCCTCCGGTCGCTGCGGTGATTCCCATCTTTATCCTCTTGCGCAACTTACGACTTTTGGATACCCAACTCTCGTTGATCATCGCCTACTGTACCTTCAACATTCCCTTTGCGGTATGGCTCCTCAGAAGTTTCTTCCAGGAAATCCCCCGGGAGATTGAGGAGAGCGCTTTGGTAGACGGCTGTTCCTCCTTTGCCACCTTTTTCCGGATCGCCCTGCCCCTGGTGGCCCCCGGTATGGCGGCGACCGGAATCTTCACTTTCATTTTCTCCTGGAACGAATTCCTTTTTGCCCTGATCATGACCGGAACCCGGGCTCAAACGGTTCCGGTGGTCCTGACCGGCTTCATTCGGGAAACCGGGATCATGTGGAGCCATATGGCCGCAGCCGGAGTATTGGCCATGGCTCCCATGATCCTGTTCACCGCCCTGGTTCAAAAAAACCTGGTCAAGGGATTGACCATGGGGGCGATCAAATAG
- a CDS encoding sugar phosphate isomerase/epimerase family protein gives MKLQNFQLKDREIIDRFLAIRQKPDFTGKIQQGQRLNLSWSNWGFGMEPFVDSCARLARYNVRYIELHGNWYGPDLGYKVPEISKILADYGIRVGGVCGMVSPESELSSNKPHITQRSLDYFRRTIEKCAELGGTYVLFSPAAVGRPQKYDDSEFYRAADAIRLLGDFFFQHNIRAAIEPVRAAEVSFCHTFAEAEALIRAIDHPGVQHIGGDLYHMLVGENHIPVTLVEYGHRLTNLHTAETHRGALGTGFLDIDLIIMALYCIGYNNPRCFLTPEPLGPGGDPYPAMWGRTDPDLLDALVRTTAEYFYEREKEVLEASDDELKRHITPF, from the coding sequence ATGAAACTGCAGAATTTCCAACTGAAAGACCGGGAAATTATAGATCGGTTCCTGGCGATCAGGCAAAAGCCTGACTTCACCGGAAAGATACAACAGGGTCAACGCCTCAATCTGTCCTGGAGCAATTGGGGGTTCGGCATGGAACCTTTTGTGGATTCCTGCGCCCGGTTGGCCAGGTACAACGTTCGTTATATCGAGCTCCACGGGAACTGGTACGGGCCGGACCTGGGCTATAAAGTCCCGGAAATCAGCAAAATTCTCGCTGACTATGGGATCCGGGTGGGAGGAGTTTGTGGTATGGTTTCTCCCGAGTCGGAACTCTCCAGCAACAAACCTCACATCACCCAGCGTTCTCTCGATTATTTTCGCCGCACTATCGAAAAATGCGCCGAACTGGGAGGAACCTACGTTCTCTTCTCTCCGGCGGCGGTCGGCCGTCCCCAGAAATATGACGACAGTGAGTTTTATCGGGCTGCCGATGCCATCCGCCTCTTGGGGGATTTCTTTTTCCAGCACAACATCCGGGCGGCCATCGAACCGGTACGAGCGGCGGAAGTGAGCTTCTGCCACACCTTCGCCGAAGCGGAGGCCTTGATCCGCGCCATCGATCACCCGGGTGTGCAGCATATCGGAGGAGATCTCTACCATATGCTGGTCGGAGAAAATCACATCCCCGTCACCCTGGTCGAGTACGGTCACCGGCTGACCAACCTGCATACCGCCGAAACGCACCGGGGAGCCCTGGGGACGGGATTCCTGGATATCGATCTGATCATCATGGCCCTTTATTGTATCGGGTACAACAACCCCCGTTGTTTTCTCACTCCGGAGCCGCTCGGTCCGGGCGGGGATCCCTATCCGGCCATGTGGGGACGGACCGACCCGGATCTTTTGGATGCTCTGGTCAGAACCACCGCCGAGTATTTCTATGAAAGGGAAAAAGAAGTGCTGGAGGCGAGTGATGATGAATTAAAGAGGCACATTACTCCTTTTTAA